The following coding sequences are from one Candidatus Cloacimonadota bacterium window:
- the lpxD gene encoding UDP-3-O-(3-hydroxymyristoyl)glucosamine N-acyltransferase has translation MKRFKQHIGATEVIAATQGLWEGYQDIELDSVCEASEALPGSVIFCEQERLVDAVNASPAGLIITNPAFAPRFQGRSLLICDKPYIGFMSLVAYWLKLDAGVMEYSIHPSAIIDSSARFEGEVSIGAYSVVGANVTLGKGVRIGAGCHIGENVCIGSASVLHDRVCLYADTEIGKNCEIHSGAVLGADGFGYLVLEGRQTKIPQVGNVVIHDDVEIGANSTIDRATLGSTVVGKGTKIDNLVQVGHNCVIGQNSVLCAQVGLAGSTIVGDYVYLAGQVGAAGHLSIGDGAMVGAQSGIAGSIPAGARYFGTPAADANQMKRVYVAQKYLPDMYRDYQKRLKDEK, from the coding sequence AGGCTTGTGGGAGGGATACCAGGATATAGAGTTGGATAGTGTATGTGAAGCAAGCGAGGCACTTCCCGGTTCTGTGATCTTTTGTGAACAGGAACGCTTGGTGGATGCAGTTAATGCTTCTCCGGCGGGCTTGATTATCACGAATCCTGCTTTTGCTCCCCGCTTTCAGGGCAGAAGCCTTTTGATCTGTGATAAACCGTATATCGGTTTCATGAGCTTGGTGGCTTATTGGTTGAAGCTGGATGCCGGAGTAATGGAATACTCTATTCATCCAAGTGCAATCATCGATTCAAGCGCTCGGTTTGAGGGCGAAGTCTCAATCGGCGCATATAGCGTTGTGGGTGCCAATGTCACTTTGGGCAAGGGTGTTCGCATCGGTGCCGGTTGTCATATTGGTGAAAACGTTTGCATAGGCAGTGCCAGTGTGTTGCACGATAGAGTGTGCCTGTATGCTGATACAGAGATTGGCAAGAATTGCGAGATTCACAGCGGTGCTGTATTGGGTGCAGATGGCTTTGGCTATCTGGTTTTGGAAGGTCGCCAGACCAAGATACCCCAGGTAGGCAATGTGGTGATTCACGATGATGTGGAGATTGGTGCAAACAGCACTATCGATCGGGCTACCTTGGGCTCCACAGTAGTGGGTAAGGGTACTAAGATCGACAATCTGGTGCAAGTAGGCCACAATTGCGTGATCGGGCAAAACAGCGTGCTTTGCGCACAGGTTGGCCTTGCTGGCAGCACGATTGTGGGAGACTACGTGTATCTGGCCGGTCAGGTTGGAGCGGCTGGACACCTCAGCATCGGAGATGGAGCAATGGTGGGAGCGCAAAGCGGCATAGCCGGTAGTATACCTGCTGGAGCGCGTTACTTTGGCACTCCCGCTGCGGATGCCAATCAAATGAAACGCGTTTATGTGGCTCAGAAGTATCTGCCAGATATGTATCGGGATTACCAAAAAAGACTCAAGGATGAAAAGTAA
- a CDS encoding bifunctional UDP-3-O-[3-hydroxymyristoyl] N-acetylglucosamine deacetylase/3-hydroxyacyl-ACP dehydratase — translation MKEYKQTIGSEVSYTGIGLHSGEVSTIRFKPAGCDDGIVFIRIDLPNRPEIPADIDHVVDISRGTTIGVGDATVGTIEHVLSAIKGLNLDNVRIEIDGPEAPVADGSPIVFFNLLKQAGKVQQDSERVYFEIEGPISFSAPRENVDVVIVPSNELKITFMIDYKHPYLGTQYTWLPNLDVYEKEFAGARTFCFIKEILQLKEMGLIKGGSLENALVIAEPGISDEELKHLQDVFGYHNKVTVSEEGILNSHPLRYYNEFVRHKVCDLLGDIMLLGVPIKGHILAARSGHKTNVELVKKLRQIQKKQELQMIYQKAKSKEVVFDINAIMRIIPHRYPFLLVDKILEFIPGESIVGMKNVTINEPFFQGHFPGHPIMPGVLIIEGMAQAGGIMLLNQLDNPQDYVAYFASIDNVKFRKPVMPGDTLRYELTVISLKRSLAKMHGDTYVNGEKVTEGDFMAMITKRNV, via the coding sequence ATGAAAGAATATAAACAGACTATTGGTTCTGAAGTATCCTACACCGGGATCGGTTTACACAGCGGAGAAGTCTCCACGATCCGCTTCAAACCAGCCGGTTGTGATGATGGCATTGTGTTTATCAGGATAGATTTACCAAATCGTCCTGAAATACCAGCAGATATCGATCATGTGGTGGATATTTCCCGGGGCACAACCATCGGAGTTGGAGACGCTACTGTAGGCACCATCGAACATGTCCTCTCTGCCATCAAGGGCTTGAATCTGGATAATGTCCGCATCGAAATCGACGGGCCAGAAGCGCCGGTGGCAGATGGTAGTCCCATTGTGTTCTTCAATCTGTTGAAGCAAGCCGGGAAGGTTCAACAGGATAGCGAACGCGTCTATTTTGAGATCGAGGGTCCCATCAGTTTTTCCGCACCAAGGGAAAATGTGGACGTGGTAATAGTGCCTTCCAATGAGCTGAAAATCACTTTCATGATAGATTATAAACATCCCTATCTGGGTACTCAATATACCTGGCTACCAAATCTCGATGTGTATGAAAAGGAGTTTGCCGGAGCCAGAACTTTCTGCTTTATCAAAGAGATCTTGCAGCTCAAAGAAATGGGGCTGATCAAGGGTGGTTCTCTGGAAAACGCCTTGGTGATTGCGGAACCCGGCATTAGCGACGAGGAACTGAAACACTTACAGGATGTATTTGGCTATCACAATAAGGTGACCGTGTCCGAAGAAGGCATCCTGAACAGCCATCCGCTCCGCTATTACAACGAATTTGTACGCCACAAAGTATGTGATCTTTTGGGAGACATCATGCTATTGGGAGTGCCCATCAAAGGGCATATCCTAGCTGCGCGCAGCGGGCACAAAACCAATGTGGAACTGGTAAAAAAACTACGTCAGATCCAGAAAAAGCAAGAGCTTCAGATGATATACCAGAAGGCTAAAAGCAAAGAAGTGGTGTTCGACATCAACGCCATCATGCGGATCATCCCGCATCGCTATCCCTTCCTGCTGGTAGATAAGATTCTGGAATTCATTCCCGGTGAAAGCATTGTGGGAATGAAGAATGTAACCATCAATGAACCTTTTTTCCAGGGGCATTTCCCTGGACATCCCATCATGCCCGGTGTGCTGATCATCGAAGGTATGGCACAGGCGGGAGGCATCATGTTGCTCAATCAACTGGACAATCCACAGGATTATGTGGCGTACTTTGCTTCCATAGACAACGTGAAGTTCCGCAAGCCGGTGATGCCCGGGGATACACTTCGTTACGAGCTTACAGTG